A genomic region of Prosthecobacter sp. contains the following coding sequences:
- a CDS encoding response regulator, which produces MITPHTPMTILVVDDDPGIARLIVRELRRDGHHTATAESGKQAIEWLRQHRADLLLLDLRLPDVKGHELIDVMASEGLRLPFIVITGQGDERVAVDMMKRGALDYLGKDVNFIAMMPAVVQSALARIREQQRLAAAEAALVQSHAELERRVIKRTAELTQANEGLHAARLFADATIEAVPASLAVLDENGVIISVNQAWHQFAATNGTLPATIPTGMNYLTVCDAAAGDGVEEAVRFAAGIREVMSGAVPRFSMEYACHSPTQQRWFIGYVTPFTGNSRPSVVVAHVDISERKRAEQVIRRLNEELEKRVEERTRALQQANQKLRQEAAMRRKLEEEILHISEHEKQRIGQDLHDDLGQQLAGIWLLSDVMKSNLIKQGSPEAESADKITGLLKNALGLTRSLARGLHPVAMQAGGLVTALDELATRTSDMFRIDCRCQCPPAIDMDNTTATHLYRIAQEAVTNAVKHGRAKEIDIELSTNPHHTVLSVKDQGKGKGKGKGLAEPDPKHRGMGLRIMNYRADIIGGILDIQRHPSGIGTTVVCTIPTPQS; this is translated from the coding sequence GTGGTGGATGATGATCCGGGGATCGCCCGGCTCATCGTGCGCGAGCTGCGCCGGGACGGTCATCACACCGCCACTGCTGAGTCCGGCAAACAGGCCATTGAGTGGCTGCGGCAGCACCGGGCGGACCTCCTGCTGCTGGATTTGAGGCTGCCGGATGTGAAAGGCCACGAGTTGATCGATGTGATGGCATCGGAGGGCCTCCGCCTGCCCTTCATCGTCATCACCGGCCAGGGGGATGAGCGAGTGGCGGTGGACATGATGAAGCGCGGGGCGCTCGATTATCTGGGCAAGGACGTGAACTTCATCGCGATGATGCCGGCCGTGGTGCAAAGCGCGCTGGCACGGATTCGGGAGCAACAGCGCCTCGCCGCCGCCGAGGCTGCGCTGGTCCAGTCCCACGCGGAACTCGAGCGCCGCGTGATCAAGCGCACGGCGGAACTCACCCAGGCCAATGAGGGCCTGCATGCGGCCCGGTTGTTCGCCGATGCCACCATCGAAGCCGTTCCGGCAAGTCTCGCCGTGCTCGACGAGAACGGGGTCATCATCAGCGTCAATCAAGCCTGGCACCAGTTTGCCGCGACGAATGGGACGCTGCCTGCCACCATTCCGACCGGCATGAATTATCTCACCGTGTGTGATGCCGCCGCAGGCGACGGAGTCGAAGAGGCGGTGCGATTTGCCGCCGGCATCCGCGAGGTGATGAGCGGGGCCGTTCCACGCTTCAGCATGGAATACGCCTGCCATTCGCCCACCCAGCAGCGCTGGTTCATTGGCTACGTCACGCCATTCACCGGCAATAGCCGGCCTTCCGTCGTTGTCGCGCATGTCGATATCAGCGAACGCAAACGCGCGGAGCAGGTGATCCGGCGGCTGAATGAGGAGTTGGAAAAACGTGTGGAAGAACGCACCAGGGCGCTGCAACAGGCCAATCAAAAACTCCGGCAGGAGGCGGCCATGCGCCGCAAGCTGGAAGAGGAGATCCTGCACATCAGCGAGCACGAAAAGCAGCGCATCGGCCAGGATTTGCATGATGATCTGGGCCAGCAGCTCGCGGGCATCTGGCTGCTCAGCGATGTGATGAAATCGAACCTGATCAAGCAGGGTTCCCCTGAGGCGGAAAGCGCCGACAAGATCACCGGCCTGCTCAAAAACGCCCTGGGGCTGACGCGTTCGCTCGCGCGCGGGCTGCATCCCGTGGCGATGCAGGCTGGCGGCCTCGTCACCGCGCTGGATGAACTGGCCACGCGCACCAGCGACATGTTCCGCATCGACTGCCGGTGCCAATGCCCGCCGGCCATCGACATGGACAACACCACGGCCACGCATCTCTACCGCATCGCCCAGGAAGCGGTGACCAACGCCGTCAAGCATGGCCGGGCAAAGGAGATCGACATCGAACTCTCCACCAATCCCCATCATACCGTGCTTTCCGTGAAGGATCAGGGCAAGGGCAAGGGCAAGGGCAAGGGCCTCGCCGAGCCGGACCCCAAGCATCGTGGCATGGGCCTGCGCATCATGAACTACCGCGCTGACATCATTGGCGGCATCCTTGACATCCAACGCCATCCATCCGGCATCGGCACCACCGTTGTCTGCACCATTCCAACACCGCAATCTTAA
- a CDS encoding response regulator transcription factor gives MAKKASGPPAKKVFIVDDHPVFRDGLVRIASAIPGLVVCGEADNARDAFAAISKLNPDIVLMDINLPGKSGLELLQDVHAMRPELPVLVISMHDEQLYAERVLRAGGRGYIMKQEGPDKMRDAITKVLNGQVYASERTAAAILDALSRPRSSASSSTLGKLTDRELEILRLTGQGKDNRAIAQELHISLKTVDTHRGHIKEKLGLKNATELIHYAVRWVGEQV, from the coding sequence ATGGCTAAAAAAGCATCCGGCCCACCGGCCAAAAAAGTATTCATCGTCGATGACCACCCCGTGTTTCGCGACGGACTCGTCCGCATCGCCTCCGCAATCCCCGGCCTCGTCGTCTGCGGCGAGGCGGACAACGCCCGGGACGCCTTTGCCGCGATCTCGAAGCTGAATCCAGACATCGTGCTCATGGACATCAACCTCCCCGGCAAGAGCGGGCTGGAACTGCTGCAGGACGTCCACGCCATGCGGCCTGAACTGCCCGTGCTGGTGATCTCCATGCATGACGAGCAACTGTATGCCGAACGGGTGCTGCGTGCCGGCGGGCGTGGCTACATCATGAAGCAGGAAGGCCCGGACAAGATGCGGGATGCCATCACCAAGGTGCTCAACGGGCAGGTGTATGCCAGCGAGCGCACGGCGGCGGCGATCCTCGACGCCCTCTCCCGCCCGCGCTCCTCCGCCAGCAGTTCGACTTTGGGAAAACTCACGGACCGCGAACTCGAAATCCTGCGCCTCACCGGCCAGGGCAAGGACAACCGTGCGATCGCGCAGGAACTGCACATCAGCCTCAAGACCGTGGACACGCATCGCGGCCACATCAAAGAGAAGCTCGGGCTGAAGAACGCCACGGAACTCATTCACTACGCCGTACGCTGGGTGGGGGAGCAGGTGTGA